From Scomber scombrus chromosome 6, fScoSco1.1, whole genome shotgun sequence, the proteins below share one genomic window:
- the slc38a8a gene encoding putative sodium-coupled neutral amino acid transporter 8a: MEELARESISLLASASAKPPLDVAEPRLGSMGAIFIMLKSALGAGLLNFPWAFERAGGIHSAVTVELISLVFLVSGLIILGYSSSISGQCTYQAVVKEVCGPAIGQLCEICFVFNLFMISVAFLVIVDDQLEKLCGSLYEVVTGLPESEMPHHFYTDQRFGLVLLCVILILPLSIPKEISIQKYISVLGTLAATYLTIAIIIKYHTRPAVLVHITPLYSSGISSWASMFSVIPTICFGFQCHEASIAIYSSMENQRLSHWVFISVVSMIFCLVIYSLTGVYGYMTFGKDVKADILMSYTGDDMLMLIARLLFGISIITIYPIILLLGRSVIQDPLLVWRRQHNGEVTVEFESRSRYILTGLWITITLLIAMFVPDISKVISVIGGISAFFIFIFPGLCLMFAMQSEPVPCKTRVVLTVWGGITLLCGAFIFGQSTTIAVMQLLGRI, encoded by the exons ATGGAGGAGTTGGCCCGAGAGAGCATCAGCCTGTTGGCTTCAGCCTCAGCCAAGCCCCCGCTAGATGTGGCCGAGCCTCGGCTTGGCTCCATGGGGGCCATTTTCATCATGCTGAAATCCGCCCTGGGCGCCGGCCTTCTCAACTTTCCTTGGGCCTTCGAAAGAGCCGGGGGCATCCACAGCGCAGTCACCGTGGAGCTG ATCTCCCTTGTGTTCCTGGTCAGTGGTCTGATCATCCTGGGCTACTCCTCGTCCATCAGTGGCCAGTGTACCTACCAAGCGGTGGTGAAGGAGGTGTGCGGACCGGCCATTGGTCAGCTGTGTGAGATCTGCTTTGTCTTCAACCTTTTCATGATCTCTGTGGCTTTTCTAGTCATAGTGGATGACCAGCTGGAGAAGC TGTGCGGCTCCTTGTACGAGGTTGTAACTGGTTTGCCAGAGTCGGAGATGCCACACCACTTCTACACAGACCAGCGCTTTGGCCTTGTGCTGCTCTGTGTCATCCTCATCCTGCCTCTATCCATCCCCAAAGAGATCAGCATTCAAAAATACATCAG CGTTCTGGGCACTCTGGCAGCGACCTACCTGACCATAGCCATCATCATCAAATACCACACCAGGCCTGCCGTTCTGGTTCACATCACCCCTCTCTACAGCAGTGG GATCAGCTCGTGGGCCTCTATGTTCAGTGTCATCCCAACCATTTGCTTTGGTTTCCAA tgCCACGAGGCGTCCATCGCCATCTACAGCAGCATGGAGAACCAGCGGCTCTCTCACTGGGTCTTCATCTCCGTGGTCTCCATGATCTTCTGCCTCGTCATCTACTCCCTCACAG GGGTTTATGGGTACATGACATTTGGAAAGGACGTGAAGGCCGACATTTTGATGTCGTACACGGGCGACGACATGCTGATGCTCATCGCTAGGCTGCTGTTTGGAATCTCCATCATCACCATCTATCCCATCATCCTGCTGCTGGGCAG ATCAGTGATCCAGGACCCTCTGCTGGTCTGGCGGCGGCAGCACAACGGCGAGGTGACCGTGGAGTTTGAAAGCCGCAGCCGGTACATACTGACCGGCCTGTGGATAACGATAACACTTCTCATCGCCATGTTCGTACCAGACATCAGCAAGGTCATCAGTGTCATCGGAGGGATCAGTgccttcttcatcttcatcttcccaG GACTCTGTTTGATGTTTGCCATGCAGTCTGAGCCAGTGCCCTGCAAGACCAG AGTTGTCCTCACAGTTTGGGGAGGGATCACCCTGCTCTGCGGCGCATTCATCTTTGGCCAGAGCACCACCATCGCTGTCATGCAGCTCCTCGGAAGGATCTAA